The segment AAATAAAATGCAAATCCCGATTTCGCACTAATGCACCCGGCAGTAATCCCGCTTCGGTTAACACTTGAAATCCGTTACAAATCCCCAAGACGAGTTTTCCAGCCTTGGCATGATCGATCGTCGCTCGCATCACGGGAGAGAACCGAGCGATCGCGCCACATCTTAAATAGTCTCCGTAACTAAATCCACCCGGAACGACGACCACATCAATATCAGACAGATCACTTTCTTCATGCCAAATCATCCGAGTCGGCTGATTCAACAATCCTTGAGTCACCCAGAGAATATCGCGATCGCAATTCGATCCTGGGAACACCAAAACTCCAAACTTCATCGCTTTCTCCTAGACGGTTGCAAGAGCTTGCAATTCGATGCGGTAATTTTCGATTACCGGATTTGCCAATAGCTGGTCACAAATCGTATCGAGTTGCGATCGCGCTGCCGATTCACTTTCGGCAGTCAACGATAATTCGACATATTTACCAATTCGGATCTGCTCCACATTGGTATATCCCATGTGGGCGAGTCCTGACTGTACCGCTGTTCCCGCCGGATCTAAGACCGACGGACGGAGAGTAACATAGATCTGAGCCTGAAATTTTTGAGTCACAGTCGTTGTCCTGAACGTGAAGAAGGTTCCAAAGCTCATCTATTCTAAGACTGCGACGGCTCAAAACGTACAATGTTAAAGGTCTGATCTTCTTTCTTTGCTATGAAATCCCACCGAACCCGCAGCCAAGATCGCATTCTCGATATTTTGAAGCATTTAAACCGACCGATTTCTGCTCAGGATCTTTATGTTGAGTTGCGAAATCGCGATCAGAGTTTGGGTTTGGCAACGGTGTACCGAGCATTAGAGGCATTGAAACTCGAAGGAATGGTACAGGTGAGAACGTTGGCGAATGGAGAAGCGCTCTATAGCTTGATTCAAGAGGATCGCCATCATTTGACTTGTTTACAATGTGGCAACTCAATTGCGATCGACGAGTGTCCGGTTCACGATTTAGAAAAGCAGTTGAATCAATCACATCGGTTTAAGATTTACTATCACATGTTGGAATTTTTTGGCATGTGCGATCGCTGTCAGGCGAAAGAGAGTTGAACACTTGAATGAAATATGTGGAAATCGAGATTCAGGCTCAGTGCGATTTCTCAAAAACGATTAGCCATCTTCGAGGCATGTCTAATCGGATTAGTGTCAGGGGTGGCAGCGGTTGTTTTAAAACAAGGTGTGAACTGGCTCGGCAAGTGGCGACTGTCAGCCGCAACCGATCATCCAGATTGGATGGTACTCCCTTTTGTGGGACTCGTAGGCGGATTGCTCGCCGGATGGTTGATCGAGCAGTTTGCCCCAGAAGCAGCGGGCAGCGGCATTCCGCAAGTGAAGGCTGCCTTGGGTGGCGTTTCAAGCGCGCTGACAATAAGAGTTGCGATCGCGAAACTGGTTACAACCTTACTGTCATTAGGATCGGGATTAAATTTGGGACGGCAAGGTCCGACCGTTCAGATTGGAGCCGCGATCGCTGCCCAGTTGAGTGACTGGGTTCCGACTTCGCCTGTGCATCGTAGGCAATTAATTGCCGCCGGAGCCGCCGCGGGATTAGCCGCTGGATTTAATGCCCCGATCGCGGGTGTGTTATTTGTCGTCGAAGAATTGCTACAAGATGTGTCTGGACTGACGTTAGGGACTGCAATTTTAGCGTCATTTGTCGGGGCAGTGGTTTCGAGGTTGTTAGGAGGCAATGGATTTAATGGTGCATCTTCCTCGCTAGAGTTGATGACGAGCTTTAATGTTCAGGCAATTCCAATTCTGTTGATTGTTGGAATATCGGCAGGCGTGCTGGGATCGCTGTTTATGCGCGGCATTCTTTTGAGTGTAAGGATGAATCGCAAAGTGCTGAAGTGGAGTTTGCCGCTGCGGATTGCTTTTGCCGGAGGAGTGTCAGGACTTGTGATCGCCATCCTTCCTGATGCACTGCGGAGCACAGCCAGTCTTCAAGAAGTTTGGCTCACAAGCGAATTAGGCTGGAGGATTACGGCAGTTCTTTTTATGACTAAATTTGTGCTCACGTTATTGGCTTTTGGGTCAGGCGCACCCGGAGGACTATTTGCACCCTCACTCATTTTGGGATCTGCCTTGGGCTTTTTGATTAGCTTTGGCGCGCAAAGTCTAGAAACGATGGGAGTTCCACTCGGTTTAGATCTGACTCAAGCGTTTACAACAACGGCTGCTCTAACTGGGATGGCAGCATTTTTTAGTGCGGTCACTCGTGGACCCATTACGGCAATCGTCATTGTCTTTGAGATAACCACAGATTTTACGATTGTATTGCCGCTGATGATCGGCTCTGTGAGTGCGTATCTGGTCGCAGAAAGTCTTTTTAGTGGATCAATTTATAAACACTTACTGGCTTCTAATGGCATTCACCTGAGTGCAAATTTAGAAATCGAAAATCGATTATCCGGTTTGACAGCAAAAGATTTAATGCAGCCACGAGTCGAAACGTTGTCGAGCCAGATTAGTTTAGATGAAGCGATGCAAGCATTTTCGCGATCGCATCATCGCGGCTTTCCAGTGATCGAAGACGGCGTTTTAGTTGGAATTGTCACACAAACAGATTTAGCGAATATCGCAGATAAGCAGCAACGGCTGAGTGAGTTTATGACAGCGCGCCCGGTCACAGTTCATCCTGACGATCCACTCAGCCAAGTTCTCTATCTTCTCAATCGCTATAAAATTAGCCGCTTGCCTGTTGTTGATCGTAAAAAATTAGTCGGCATCATTACTCGCGCCGATATTATTCGAGCGGAGTCGGATAAGCTAACCAATCTCGGATCTCAAAAAGAGCGATCGTATGTGGTTTATCAAACCCGTGCGCCGGAAACCGGAAAGGGTCGAGTTTTAGTGCCGATCGCGAATCCTCAAACTGCCGGAAGTTTACTGCAAATGGCGGCTGCCATTGCTCAAGAGCGAGGATATGAATTGGAATGTTTACAGGCAATTCCGATCGCGCGTCATTACACACCTGCCGAAACGCCTGTCTCAACTGCAATCAGTCGAAAATTATTAAAGAAAGCAGGTCGGCTTGGCAAACAATGGAACATTCCCGTTCATACCCAAGTGCGGGTGACGCATGACATCTCAGAAGCAATTCTAGAAACAATTAAAGAACGTCATATCGACCTCTTAATCATGGGCTGGAATGGCGAAACTTCTACACCAGGTCGAATTTTTGGCAATGTTGTCGATACGATGATTCGCCAAGCGAGCTGCAATGTCGTTCTTGTCAAGTTTGGAAAACGCCCTGCCCTCGATCGCTGGTTAGTTCCGACTGCGGGTGGTCCAAATTCTCGGCAAGCCATTCGGCTGTTACCTGCGCTGACAAAACTAGCAGAACAGCCTGAAATTTGTTTATGCCAAGTGCATCACCCGCAACGCGAACTACCCGATCTCAATGTCTTGAATGAAGCGATGGAATTTTTGGGCGATCGCTTAACTTGCCCGATCGCATTAATGCCTGTCTGCGCCAATGCGGTTTCAACCGCACTAATCGATTTGGCACAGAAAGATCAGTGTGATGTGATTGTGCTGGGAGCAACGCGTGAAGGGCTATTACAGCAAGCGATCCAAGGAAATATTCCAGAAGCGATCGCCAAACGCTGTGACTGCACCGTCATTCTCGTCCGGGGGGCAAGCTCTTAAACAAAACGAGTGAGTTGTACTCGGTAACGGTCTTTCTTGGTGACCATTACATCTCCAACCTCAACACGCCCTTTCCCTCGAATCGCAATCAGATCCCCTGCTTTGACTGAGTAACTAGACGATGTGATTTCTTTCCAATTGACACGCACATCGCCTGCTGTGATCAAGTCTGCCATCTTACTGCGGGACATTCCAAAGCCAGCCGACGCGATCGCATCTAATCGCATCGAAGCTTCAACCGTTGTGATTTCTTTCTTTTTCGGCTCCCGGATCTTCAATTCCTCAAACGGAATGGGTTGAGTTTTCACCGGAACCGATCGCACTTGGGTTAAAGCAGTTTGCAAGAATTCTCCGAGTTCAGGAGTGACGATCGCTTGTGCTCCTCGTTCTCCGAGCACAATAATGTCCCCAACTTTATCGCGGACAATTCCGGTTCCTAAGATTGCACCGAGAAAGTCGCGATGCGTTGCCGGATCGAAGAGGAAGTTTCCAGCAATGTCTAGGGCAACCAGTTCAACTTGAGACGGATCTAAGGGAATTTCAGATCGAGCGATCGCGAGTCTTTGCCGTTCTGCCTGGGGATATCCACCCCATGCGAGAAGCTGAACTTCGGTCAGCCGACTAAACGATCGTTGAATCTCTGCGAGTTCTGGAGGCGAAAGAAAGTCACTGGTGACCACTTCCCAAGTCTTGATCGCTTGTTCAGCCTGATCAATCACTCGCGCGATCGCCTCTCGATTTTCTACCCCTTTCAGAAGGTCTTCCCTTGGTAACATAACAATATCGACTTAGAAAATCCCATTTTATCGAACTTAGACCTGACAATCAGACTCATGTAAATTTGGGCAATTGAGCGGAGTGACTCAAAATCCTTCGCCCATGATGTCAGTCTTAGAATGAACCGCAGAAGCAATCTTAAAAGGTAGAAAATGACTTATCTCGTTGCAGTTTTGAAAGATCGTATACAAGCCGAAGCAGCCTACTCAGCCTTAGAAACAGAAGGCTTACCGATGGACAAAGTGGCAATTTTGGGTCGAGGCTATCAGAGTGCTGATGAATATGGATTGATCGATCCAAATGAACAAGCAAGAAAGCAAGTTCGATTGATGGCATCTTGGCTTGTGCCGTTTGGGTTTGTCGGCGGGAGTGCATTCAATCTGATTACCGGATTAGATACATTTGCTTGGGCAGGTGAGATTGGTAGTCCTTTGATTGCTGGCGTTTTAGGTGCGCTGTCAGGACTGATGGGCAGTGTCTTTGTCGGAGGCGGAGTTGGTTTAGTCATCGGTGGCGGAGATGCTTTGCCGTATCGAAATCGCATCAATGCTGGAAAGTATCTGATTGTTGTGAATGGGTCAGATGTGTTAGTGCGGCAAGCTACTCGAAGTCTCAGAGCATTTGATCCTGAAAGTCTGCAAGGCTATGCAGAGCCGGGGGTTGTATGATGCATGGGTTTATCCCGAGCGATCGCTATTTTCCTTATCTCACTTGGACAGATATCCAAGCAATGCCTAATAAGGAGAATGTCGTGATTGTGCAGCCGATGGGTGCGATCGAACAACACGGGGCACATCTGCCTTTAGCCGTTGATTCTGCGATCAGTGTCGCCGTTCTTGGCAAAGCATTAGCGCAGTTAGATCCAAGCATTCCAGCCTATGCTTTGCCGCCGTTGTACTATGGCAAATCGAATGAGCATTGGCACTTTCCAGGAACGGTTACGCTGAGTACACAGACCTTACTCGCAATTTTGATGGAAGTTGCAGAAAGCATCTATCGAGCTGGATTTCGTAAGCTCGTGTTCATGAATTCTCATGGAGGACAGCCCCAAATTCTCGAAATTGCTGCACGGGATTTGCATCAGCAGTACGAGGATTTTGCAGTTTTCCCGTTGTTCACCTGGAAAGTTCCGACCATTAGCGCGATCGCGACCGAGCTGCTCACGCCGAAAGAATTAGAGCTAGGAATTCATGCGGGTGATGCCGAGACGAGCTTGCTGCTCTCGATTTTGCCGGATCAGGTCAAAATGGATCGCGCCGCCGCAGAATATCCGCTCGGTGAACCACAAAACGGTGTGCTGAGTATGGAGGGGGCGCTTCCGTTTGCTTGGATGACTCGCGATCTGAGTAAAAGTGGCGTTTTAGGAGATCCCACAACTGCATCTAAAGAAAAAGGCGATCGTCTTTTAGCGGCACTGGTAACGGGATGGATACAAGTCATCACGGATATTTATGAATTTTCGTTACCGAATGCGTACAAACTTCAATAAGTTGGAGAATTTGTAGCGCATGTCACATCGTTTTTTCTAAGACGAGTAAAATGGTGTCAAACCCAAATCTCTAGAACACATAGAGGTGTTGTATGGCAGATGCACAGGTCAGACCCGTTCTCCACACGCTACAGGAAGTCGATGAAGCGGTAAGACGCTACAACGCAACAGATTGGCAAACTGAAGAAGAATCCCTCCCCCTCTGGCAAGCGATTCGAGACGCTTCTCTCGAACAACTGCCCAGTCAGAAAGATCCCTTCAAAGTGCCCGGAGAAGATAGCTATTAAATCTACTCAACTACGTAAAGCGCGATCTTCTCAGTGAGAAGATCGCGCTTTCTCTCAATTGCATCGTGCTAGACTGCCATATCACCGGAGTCAGGAGAAGATCCGGTTGAAATGCCAAGCTGCTTACGGCTTTTCTTCAACTGTTTCCACAGCGATCGAATTTCTTGATAAGACTCTTCTGGCGTCATCTTACCGCCTGTCTCTAGACAGCAGATATACGACACTCGCTGAGAAAATTCTTGCAAGTTCGCATTAAACACCAAGTTCTCCGGTTTAACTTGACCCCGGTAGCGACTGCGGGGGTAAAAGAAATTGTGTTGGTCTGCCATCGTTCTTATCTCCAAATGCCAAAATTTAAACTTGCGCTTCAATGGGCGATTCAGCTCATTGGGTTGCACGGTGCGAGTAACTCCTACAACAGAGGAAGAAAGGATCTCTGAATCTATCAAGATTTTCAGTTTAACCTCTCTTAATCAGATGTTAACCTAATCATTTATGAAGATTCTGTAACTCAGATCACGACTGAGATTAATCCTAGTCAATCCCAGACTCGATTTACATCTGCCGTTTAGGTTAGCGTTGAGGTTAAGTAGAAGTTAACGAGGAATTTCGCGGACGGCAGCTTGTGCTTCTCGACGCAATCCTTCTGCAATCCGAAACAGTTCGCGCCCATTGCGAAGATGATGATCGTCATAATTATTCGTAAAGTAGAATAATTCATCAATACCATCGCTGAGTTGATTCAAGCAGTAATAGAGATTGGCTGCAGCAGCGGCGGCATTCGGGGGATTAGGAGTAGACTGAAATGTTTTTTGCGCTTTGCCTAGCAACTCTTGACATTCTTCTAAGTACGTTTGAAAGTTTTCCATCAACTCGTCATCAAATGGATCGGCTGCGAGTTCATTAATTTGAGACTTTAAAGGACGAATAATCTGATTCAGAACACGATTGATCGATGTGTGCGCTTTTAACCACAGTTTTAACTGATTGTCTTCGTGCTGCTCGGCTTGTCTTTGCTTGCGATAGTGAGCTTGCGCAGCTTCGGTGCGTTCTTTTCGCGATCGCACACCTGCTTCTGAGTAGCCGACCTCTGCATACTGAAGCTGCTGATCGTAAGAACGCCGTCTTTGGGGATCGCCTAAAACTTCGTAGGCTGCATTGATCCGAGAAATTTTTTCATGACTTGAACTGACCCGATTGGTATCGGGGTGAAATTCCTTTGCCAACCGCCGATAGGCTTGCTTAATCTCCGCTTGCGTCGCGGTTGGTTGGAGGTCAAGAACTTGGTAGTGAGTAAGAGTGATAGCCATATCGTTATTATGCGACACCGAGCTATCTCTCTAGCTGTCGATCACGAGATCGATTGAGATCAAAATTGCTGGAAATGCAATTGCCTCAATCGTTCCAGTTGTAGCTGCCATTCTCAGAAATCCGAAACTCCATTGGCAGTTACAGTTTTTACACTCATTTTGCGATCGCTAGACTCATAAGACTTGCAGCGATAATCTAAGACTCAAATTACAGCTTTTGGATTTTAATAGTAAACTCGTTCTTACTGCTCATGGATGGATGCAATGCCGCGATTTTTACATTTGGCTGATGTTCATTTGGGGTTCGATCGCTACGACAGCAAAGAACGCACGAAGGATTTTTACTTGGCGTTCGAGGATGCACTACAAAAATATGCGATCGACACTCAAGTTGATTTTGTGATCATTGCAGGCGATTTGTTTGAGCATCGGGTGATTCAGCCGAATATTCTCAATCAGGCGAAGATTTGTTTTCAGATGTTGAAAGCGGCTGGAATTCCAGCGATTGCGATCGAAGGAAATCACGATAATCGCCCCTATGGAACTGTGACCAGTTGGCTGAAATATCTAGCTGAAGATGAATTGGTCATTTTGCTAGAACCTGACCGAGTAGACGATCGCATTGTTTACGAACCGTGGGATGGCATTGCGGGTGGATATTATGATTTGCCTTGTGGCGTGAGAGTTTTAGGCTCGCGTTGGTATGGAGCATCTGCGCCGAGAGCAATTTTGCAATTGTCAGAAGCAATGCAAGCGCTTCCGCCGAGTCCAGGGCATACCGTAATGCTGTTTCATCAAGGGCTAGAAGGTCAGATTGCGCGATATCAAGGCGCATTAAAGTATAACGATTTGCTGCCGTTGAAAGAGGCAGGCGTAGATTATCTGGCTTTAGGACATATTCATAAAAGCTACATTGAGCAGGGATGGATTTTTAACCCTGGATCAACTGAGACAAATAGCGTCGAAGAAGCAAAATACGATCGCGGTGTTTTCCTTGTTGAACTGAGCGAACAAGGCATTGATGCTCAACTGAAACAAGATTATCAGCAGCGGCGATGGGTGCGATTGAAATTGAAAGCACGCGGGCAGGAAAGTTTAGAGCAGATTCAGGAAAATGCGATCGAACTCGTCCAATCGGCAATTCGATCCAAAGAACTGAATCCCGATGTGCGTCCAATGGTGGAATTGCGAATTGAAGGACAGGTTGGATTCGATCGCTTAGATCTCGATGTGCGTAAACTTCAGCAAGAGCTACAGCAACTGAGTAACGCACTCATTTTCTTATTGAAATATGAGGCAGAGTCCGTGGAGTTTGCTTCTCCGATTCCAGAAGATGCAAGTCGGACTCAGATCGAGCAAGAGATTTTCACAGATTTGCTGACAGCGCATAATCACTATAAAAATCGTGCGCCCGAATTAGCAAAGGGATTGATCGGACTGAAAGAAATGCAATTAGAAGAGCGATCGACCTCTGAACTGTATCAGTTTGTCGAAGAACTATTAGAGACTTCAAGCAATTCAGGGTAATAGCAGGGCAAGAGTGCAACTGCTCAAATCGAGATTTGCAAGAAATCTTCTGGCATCATTGCCGGAATGATACTTTGGCGAAAATCCTTCGTATTGCGAGTGACAATAATTTCAATCGATGCTGCCTGAGCCGCAGCATCAGTTACTGCATCTTCAAAATCAGAAATTGGACTCGCGATCGCAATCTGAATCACTTCGTGTGTTACTGAAGCTACTCTCACTTTCTCCAACAAGATCGAGAGTAATTCTCGGCTTCTCTCGCTTCCTAAAGGCTTCCTCATGAGGTAGAAGAGGTTCGTGATGGCATGTCCAGATACAAATCCTTCAACGTTTCCTCGCCCAACCCGATCTAATGCTGAAGCAGAATTTATGAAGAAGGGTTGTCGGTGTAGAAAGACATCCAGCAGCACATCACTATCAAAAATCACCCGCTTCACTTATATTTTTCCTCTAAATAGTCAAGGTACTGCTGCCGCAACGTTTCATCGTCCAGCACTTCAGTTTCCTTGCCAGAAGTCCCAACCAAGCTTTGAGTCCACGGAGACAGTTCTAGGGATGAATCTTGATTCGGAATCTGACCAATTAAAGCTGCGATCGCTTCATTCACAGACATTCCTCGACTCTCTGCCCAGCGATTCACTTTCTGGAGCAGTGCTGGATCTAATTGCAGTGTGAGTTCTGCCATATTTCTGTATCGATTGAATTGCTTCTATTTTAAGCGCGATCGACAAACACCCTCTCCAAAAAATCCGCCAATCTCAAACAACTCCATTACAATGATCTGACTCGAAAACCATCGGGACGGTGAATGATAAGCCTGTCTTTTTTGGAGTCAACATATGAGAAAGATTGGCGTAATCTTGAGTGGAATATTGCTGATGGCGGCTCCGGCTCAAGCCATTCCAGGACAAACCCTCGACGAAGCTGCCGTATGGATGAAATCAAATTCCACGGTGCGACCGAACCAAAATGAGAAATTTTTAGTGCGGCGCATTAATTCGTCCGCGCAGCAGTTTACATTTCATGCGTCGTTAAATCCTCCGGGACAATTGGCGCGCTTTGCCCCCGGAAGACGTATCATTCGCAGTGAAACTCTCTCTCTGTTTGATATGCGAAATGGCGTAACCCTAGCTCGACTCAGAGAATCCGTGCGATCGATCTACGGATTTGAAATCGCCCGTGACTTTGAGCAAGCAAAGATCGTCAAATCTTATCCCACAGACTCCCGAATTCAAGAAGCGGTGCAAAAACAAAACCCTCAAATTGCCGCTTTGCAAGGAGAATTACGGCAGGGAGAACAATTTGCCTACTGGCTTGAGATTGCTCAAACCGATGTCGGCAAAGCTTACTCAGGACAATTGACGGTGTTTCTACTCGATGACTTGGAAAAATTGCGATCGGAGTTAGCAAATCGATGAACTGGCGGCACTTCATTCCGTTTTTTGACACAACTGCAATGGACTGGGCAGTCACGCCTCGCTTGTTGCGCTGGCTGACCTTTGTGTGGTTGTTTGTAGGATTGGCGGTAATGTTTAGTGCCTCATATCCTGTCGGAGACGCGAT is part of the Leptolyngbya boryana PCC 6306 genome and harbors:
- the purS gene encoding phosphoribosylformylglycinamidine synthase subunit PurS, with the protein product MTQKFQAQIYVTLRPSVLDPAGTAVQSGLAHMGYTNVEQIRIGKYVELSLTAESESAARSQLDTICDQLLANPVIENYRIELQALATV
- a CDS encoding Fur family transcriptional regulator, which gives rise to MKSHRTRSQDRILDILKHLNRPISAQDLYVELRNRDQSLGLATVYRALEALKLEGMVQVRTLANGEALYSLIQEDRHHLTCLQCGNSIAIDECPVHDLEKQLNQSHRFKIYYHMLEFFGMCDRCQAKES
- a CDS encoding chloride channel protein; translation: MWKSRFRLSAISQKRLAIFEACLIGLVSGVAAVVLKQGVNWLGKWRLSAATDHPDWMVLPFVGLVGGLLAGWLIEQFAPEAAGSGIPQVKAALGGVSSALTIRVAIAKLVTTLLSLGSGLNLGRQGPTVQIGAAIAAQLSDWVPTSPVHRRQLIAAGAAAGLAAGFNAPIAGVLFVVEELLQDVSGLTLGTAILASFVGAVVSRLLGGNGFNGASSSLELMTSFNVQAIPILLIVGISAGVLGSLFMRGILLSVRMNRKVLKWSLPLRIAFAGGVSGLVIAILPDALRSTASLQEVWLTSELGWRITAVLFMTKFVLTLLAFGSGAPGGLFAPSLILGSALGFLISFGAQSLETMGVPLGLDLTQAFTTTAALTGMAAFFSAVTRGPITAIVIVFEITTDFTIVLPLMIGSVSAYLVAESLFSGSIYKHLLASNGIHLSANLEIENRLSGLTAKDLMQPRVETLSSQISLDEAMQAFSRSHHRGFPVIEDGVLVGIVTQTDLANIADKQQRLSEFMTARPVTVHPDDPLSQVLYLLNRYKISRLPVVDRKKLVGIITRADIIRAESDKLTNLGSQKERSYVVYQTRAPETGKGRVLVPIANPQTAGSLLQMAAAIAQERGYELECLQAIPIARHYTPAETPVSTAISRKLLKKAGRLGKQWNIPVHTQVRVTHDISEAILETIKERHIDLLIMGWNGETSTPGRIFGNVVDTMIRQASCNVVLVKFGKRPALDRWLVPTAGGPNSRQAIRLLPALTKLAEQPEICLCQVHHPQRELPDLNVLNEAMEFLGDRLTCPIALMPVCANAVSTALIDLAQKDQCDVIVLGATREGLLQQAIQGNIPEAIAKRCDCTVILVRGASS
- a CDS encoding photosystem II S4 domain protein, with protein sequence MLPREDLLKGVENREAIARVIDQAEQAIKTWEVVTSDFLSPPELAEIQRSFSRLTEVQLLAWGGYPQAERQRLAIARSEIPLDPSQVELVALDIAGNFLFDPATHRDFLGAILGTGIVRDKVGDIIVLGERGAQAIVTPELGEFLQTALTQVRSVPVKTQPIPFEELKIREPKKKEITTVEASMRLDAIASAGFGMSRSKMADLITAGDVRVNWKEITSSSYSVKAGDLIAIRGKGRVEVGDVMVTKKDRYRVQLTRFV
- a CDS encoding creatininase family protein, whose protein sequence is MMHGFIPSDRYFPYLTWTDIQAMPNKENVVIVQPMGAIEQHGAHLPLAVDSAISVAVLGKALAQLDPSIPAYALPPLYYGKSNEHWHFPGTVTLSTQTLLAILMEVAESIYRAGFRKLVFMNSHGGQPQILEIAARDLHQQYEDFAVFPLFTWKVPTISAIATELLTPKELELGIHAGDAETSLLLSILPDQVKMDRAAAEYPLGEPQNGVLSMEGALPFAWMTRDLSKSGVLGDPTTASKEKGDRLLAALVTGWIQVITDIYEFSLPNAYKLQ
- a CDS encoding DUF7219 family protein, which translates into the protein MADQHNFFYPRSRYRGQVKPENLVFNANLQEFSQRVSYICCLETGGKMTPEESYQEIRSLWKQLKKSRKQLGISTGSSPDSGDMAV
- a CDS encoding J domain-containing protein encodes the protein MAITLTHYQVLDLQPTATQAEIKQAYRRLAKEFHPDTNRVSSSHEKISRINAAYEVLGDPQRRRSYDQQLQYAEVGYSEAGVRSRKERTEAAQAHYRKQRQAEQHEDNQLKLWLKAHTSINRVLNQIIRPLKSQINELAADPFDDELMENFQTYLEECQELLGKAQKTFQSTPNPPNAAAAAANLYYCLNQLSDGIDELFYFTNNYDDHHLRNGRELFRIAEGLRREAQAAVREIPR
- a CDS encoding metallophosphoesterase family protein; protein product: MDAMPRFLHLADVHLGFDRYDSKERTKDFYLAFEDALQKYAIDTQVDFVIIAGDLFEHRVIQPNILNQAKICFQMLKAAGIPAIAIEGNHDNRPYGTVTSWLKYLAEDELVILLEPDRVDDRIVYEPWDGIAGGYYDLPCGVRVLGSRWYGASAPRAILQLSEAMQALPPSPGHTVMLFHQGLEGQIARYQGALKYNDLLPLKEAGVDYLALGHIHKSYIEQGWIFNPGSTETNSVEEAKYDRGVFLVELSEQGIDAQLKQDYQQRRWVRLKLKARGQESLEQIQENAIELVQSAIRSKELNPDVRPMVELRIEGQVGFDRLDLDVRKLQQELQQLSNALIFLLKYEAESVEFASPIPEDASRTQIEQEIFTDLLTAHNHYKNRAPELAKGLIGLKEMQLEERSTSELYQFVEELLETSSNSG
- a CDS encoding PIN domain-containing protein, which translates into the protein MKRVIFDSDVLLDVFLHRQPFFINSASALDRVGRGNVEGFVSGHAITNLFYLMRKPLGSERSRELLSILLEKVRVASVTHEVIQIAIASPISDFEDAVTDAAAQAASIEIIVTRNTKDFRQSIIPAMMPEDFLQISI
- a CDS encoding DUF6364 family protein, translated to MAELTLQLDPALLQKVNRWAESRGMSVNEAIAALIGQIPNQDSSLELSPWTQSLVGTSGKETEVLDDETLRQQYLDYLEEKYK